From a single Nostoc edaphicum CCNP1411 genomic region:
- a CDS encoding RpoD/SigA family RNA polymerase sigma factor yields the protein MYQTKQQSLKETMNIVELGKMEILENAADIEEPSLDSLNAVAEEESPIVVENLESEERDGGDEMAAARPSGYNKTEHDDAVGAFFKEMARYPLLKPDEEVELARRVRFLEEFREIQAALQLKLEHEPSKLEVASELQMTEKQLESRLYQGRVAKRKMIRSNLRLVVSIAKRYLNRGVPFLDLIQEGAMGLNRATEKFDPDKGYKFSTYAYWWIRQAITRAIANDARTIRLPIHIVEKLNKLKKAQRELKQKLCRNPTEGEMAEALEISVQQLRQLQQLRRQALSLNHRVGKEEDTELMDLLEDEDNLSPEAKMNENMMRQEIWEVLGDVLTPREKDVISLRYGLTTSEPCTLEEVGNMFNLSRERVRQIQSKAMRKLRRPHIAKRLKGWLI from the coding sequence ATGTACCAAACAAAGCAACAATCCCTAAAGGAAACTATGAATATTGTTGAATTGGGAAAAATGGAAATACTGGAGAATGCTGCTGATATCGAAGAACCATCACTTGATAGTTTAAATGCAGTAGCAGAAGAAGAATCTCCAATTGTAGTAGAAAATCTGGAATCAGAGGAGCGTGACGGGGGGGATGAGATGGCGGCAGCTCGTCCTTCGGGATACAATAAAACCGAACATGATGATGCTGTCGGCGCGTTTTTTAAGGAAATGGCGCGTTATCCGCTCCTAAAACCTGATGAAGAAGTAGAGTTAGCGCGACGAGTCAGATTTCTAGAAGAATTCAGAGAAATACAAGCGGCTTTACAGTTAAAACTGGAACATGAACCCAGCAAATTAGAAGTAGCTTCCGAGCTACAAATGACGGAAAAGCAATTAGAAAGTCGCTTGTATCAAGGTAGAGTAGCGAAACGCAAAATGATTCGCTCAAACCTGAGATTGGTAGTATCTATTGCCAAGCGATATCTAAATCGGGGAGTGCCTTTTCTGGATTTAATTCAGGAAGGAGCAATGGGTTTAAATCGCGCTACAGAAAAGTTTGATCCCGATAAAGGATACAAGTTTTCTACTTACGCCTATTGGTGGATTAGACAAGCGATTACTAGGGCTATAGCTAACGATGCGCGGACAATTCGGCTACCTATTCATATTGTTGAAAAGCTTAACAAGCTAAAAAAAGCACAACGAGAACTCAAACAAAAACTCTGTCGTAATCCTACCGAAGGTGAAATGGCAGAAGCTTTGGAAATTAGTGTGCAACAACTACGCCAACTACAACAACTACGGCGTCAAGCACTTTCTCTCAACCACCGCGTCGGAAAGGAAGAAGACACGGAATTGATGGATTTACTAGAAGATGAAGACAACCTGTCTCCAGAAGCAAAAATGAATGAAAACATGATGCGTCAGGAGATTTGGGAAGTCTTGGGTGATGTGTTAACTCCACGGGAGAAAGATGTGATTTCTCTACGCTATGGTTTGACAACCAGCGAACCCTGTACCTTAGAAGAAGTTGGCAATATGTTCAATCTTTCTCGTGAGCGGGTGCGCCAAATTCAAAGCAAAGCCATGCGGAAATTGCGGCGTCCTCACATAGCCAAACGCTTAAAAGGTTGGTTGATTTAA
- a CDS encoding GNAT family N-acetyltransferase → MTSCSNLIVRCAEPADCSVLFKLIEGLAEYEKLSHAITGNALALKEHLFGSRRYVEAILAESADQAIGFALFFHNYSTFLTKPGIYLEDLFVLPEYRRQGIGKALLTKVAQIAVERDCGRLEWSVLDWNESAQAFYRSMGASILDDWRICRVTEDALTQLGSVKRIHN, encoded by the coding sequence ATGACTTCGTGTAGCAATTTGATTGTGCGTTGTGCTGAACCAGCCGATTGCAGTGTACTGTTTAAATTAATTGAAGGGCTTGCTGAGTATGAAAAATTATCTCACGCTATCACTGGCAATGCTCTGGCACTTAAGGAGCATTTATTTGGTTCACGGAGGTATGTAGAGGCAATATTAGCAGAATCTGCGGATCAAGCTATTGGTTTTGCCCTATTTTTTCATAATTATTCAACATTTTTGACTAAGCCAGGAATTTATCTGGAAGATTTATTTGTTTTACCAGAATATCGTAGGCAAGGTATTGGTAAAGCTCTCTTGACTAAAGTAGCCCAGATAGCTGTAGAACGTGATTGTGGGCGGTTAGAGTGGAGTGTCTTGGATTGGAACGAGTCAGCCCAAGCATTTTACCGTAGTATGGGAGCATCTATATTAGATGATTGGAGAATTTGTCGCGTCACAGAAGATGCGCTTACTCAATTGGGATCTGTTAAAAGAATTCACAATTGA
- the petJ gene encoding cytochrome c6 PetJ, translated as MKKMITVMLLGIAIFTFAFSSPALAGDAASGAKVFSANCASCHAGGKNLVQAPKNLKKDALEKYGMYSAEAIIAQVTKGKNAMPAFGSRLKANQIEDVTAYVLSQADNGWK; from the coding sequence ATGAAAAAAATGATTACAGTGATGCTGTTAGGCATAGCAATCTTCACCTTTGCCTTCAGTAGTCCAGCTTTGGCAGGAGATGCTGCTAGTGGAGCTAAAGTATTTAGTGCCAATTGTGCCTCTTGTCACGCAGGAGGTAAGAATCTGGTTCAAGCTCCGAAGAACCTGAAGAAGGATGCTTTAGAAAAGTATGGTATGTACTCAGCAGAGGCGATTATCGCCCAAGTTACAAAAGGTAAAAATGCCATGCCCGCTTTCGGCAGTCGTTTGAAAGCTAACCAGATTGAAGATGTAACTGCTTATGTGCTTTCACAAGCAGATAATGGCTGGAAGTAG
- a CDS encoding tetratricopeptide repeat protein has product MSNFWRLLISVIVAFPLTFLTLPAHSSPIFITQITAGDFLELGVDKMRHGDYQEAIKNFNQAIELEKDFAVVYSDRCLAYLQLQDYHQAIADCTQAINFAPDNSEAYLNRGLALYRQGDYPAAIVDHNRAIALKPYDFRAYYNRGLARAGEGKDSEAILDFNLALTQIPRITSLLLADIYNDRGLAHFVLQDIQTAMLDFNLAIRLNANDYRAYFNRGCACGRNGDDFGAVRDFSQVIRLNPSNAEAYVNRGVAHYRLGYHLAAIADLQKASEYYEHQGKKVAYEKTLDLLKNLRQQISSVTEIALF; this is encoded by the coding sequence ATGAGTAATTTTTGGCGATTATTGATTAGTGTAATTGTTGCTTTCCCTCTCACTTTTTTGACTTTACCTGCACATTCTTCACCCATTTTTATTACCCAAATCACAGCGGGTGATTTCTTGGAGTTGGGTGTAGATAAGATGCGGCATGGTGATTATCAGGAAGCAATAAAGAATTTCAACCAGGCGATTGAACTTGAGAAAGATTTTGCTGTGGTTTATAGCGATCGCTGTCTTGCTTATCTCCAACTACAAGATTACCATCAAGCGATCGCAGATTGTACTCAAGCCATAAATTTTGCACCAGATAACTCTGAGGCTTATCTGAACCGGGGTTTGGCACTCTACAGACAAGGGGATTATCCCGCTGCCATTGTCGATCATAATCGAGCGATCGCACTTAAACCCTACGATTTTCGAGCTTACTACAACCGCGGGCTAGCCCGTGCTGGGGAGGGGAAAGACTCGGAGGCAATTCTTGACTTTAATTTAGCTTTAACTCAAATTCCCCGAATTACTAGCTTACTGCTTGCAGATATCTATAATGACCGAGGTTTAGCGCATTTTGTCTTGCAAGATATCCAAACAGCCATGCTCGACTTTAATCTAGCAATTCGTCTCAATGCTAACGATTATAGAGCGTACTTTAATCGGGGTTGTGCTTGCGGACGAAACGGAGATGACTTTGGTGCAGTGCGTGATTTTTCCCAAGTTATCAGACTGAACCCCAGTAATGCCGAGGCTTACGTTAATCGGGGAGTAGCTCATTATCGCTTAGGATATCATTTAGCTGCGATCGCTGATCTGCAAAAAGCATCTGAGTATTATGAACATCAAGGAAAGAAAGTTGCCTACGAAAAAACTCTAGATTTGCTGAAGAATCTGCGACAACAAATTTCGTCTGTAACAGAAATCGCTCTTTTCTAG
- a CDS encoding Uma2 family endonuclease: MIQALRKLVTFDEFVAQYPDNTGKHYELHDGVIVEMPQPTGNHEEIIVFLVQQFILEYSRISLRYGIPKTALVKPPESESAYSPDVLILNLPNLVNEPLWKKESTVSQAESIPLVVEVVSSNWRDDYLKKAADYEAVGIPEYWIVDYAALGGRRFIGNPKQPTVSLYTLIEGEYQVSQFQDTDRIISPLFPELNLTAEQIFQAGGYPV; encoded by the coding sequence ATGATTCAAGCCTTACGCAAACTAGTTACATTCGATGAATTTGTTGCTCAATATCCTGACAACACAGGAAAACATTATGAATTGCATGATGGAGTAATTGTAGAGATGCCGCAACCCACTGGCAACCATGAAGAGATAATTGTATTTTTAGTCCAGCAATTTATTCTAGAATATAGTCGCATCAGCCTACGCTACGGCATCCCAAAAACAGCATTAGTCAAACCGCCTGAAAGTGAATCGGCTTACTCACCAGATGTGCTGATATTAAATCTCCCTAATTTGGTAAACGAACCTCTGTGGAAAAAAGAATCTACTGTAAGCCAAGCGGAATCAATACCCTTAGTAGTTGAGGTAGTTAGTAGCAATTGGCGTGATGATTATTTAAAAAAAGCTGCTGACTATGAGGCTGTAGGCATCCCAGAATATTGGATTGTAGATTATGCTGCTTTAGGCGGTAGGCGATTTATTGGCAACCCTAAACAACCAACTGTCTCGCTCTACACTTTAATTGAGGGAGAATACCAAGTTAGCCAGTTTCAAGATACCGATCGCATTATCTCACCTCTTTTCCCAGAGTTAAACTTAACCGCCGAACAGATTTTTCAAGCTGGTGGATACCCTGTATAG
- a CDS encoding glycosyltransferase family protein, with translation MNNLLPHSGEIIRTSGSILSSEDSSLSSNTRKWRIALYSHDTMGLGHKRRNLLIAQTLGCSPLKTDVLMISGIQDASNVPTPPGVDCLTLPALHKSIDGQYHARRLDLSLQEIITLRSQVILTTIKTFKPDIFIVDNVPRGAVRELDPTLNYLRIQGKTHCILGLRDILDEPASVRRDWKRAANEEAIQTYYDQVWVYGDRNIYDLAKEYHFQPKTVAKFRYTGYLDQRSRLKHLDLDSVQAFKSLNLSSERLVLCLVGGGQDGAQLAETFAHAELPRQMNGIILTGPFMPREVRQKIQNYAAQRDNLRVLEYLAEPTLLLNQAERVIAMGGYNTTCELLSFAKRSLILPRIKPRREQLIRAERLQALGLIDVLHPHQLTPTALTNWLKLEVETSQVRNFVDLKGLTRIPQFVNEILISAICH, from the coding sequence ATGAACAACTTGTTACCCCACTCTGGAGAAATTATAAGAACATCGGGTAGTATCCTGTCTTCAGAGGATAGTAGTTTATCTAGCAATACTCGGAAGTGGCGTATTGCTTTATATTCCCACGACACAATGGGGCTAGGACATAAACGCCGTAATTTGTTGATTGCTCAAACTTTAGGATGTTCACCCCTAAAAACCGATGTTCTAATGATTAGTGGCATTCAAGATGCCAGCAATGTACCAACACCTCCAGGGGTAGACTGTTTGACGCTCCCGGCTTTGCATAAAAGCATTGATGGGCAATATCACGCCAGAAGATTGGATCTATCATTGCAGGAAATTATTACACTGCGATCGCAAGTTATTCTCACCACCATCAAAACATTTAAACCTGATATTTTCATTGTGGATAATGTACCGCGAGGAGCGGTCAGAGAGCTAGATCCAACCCTAAATTACTTGCGTATTCAAGGAAAAACACACTGCATTTTAGGTTTACGGGATATCTTAGATGAACCCGCTTCTGTGCGTCGAGATTGGAAGCGAGCAGCTAATGAAGAGGCGATTCAAACTTACTACGATCAGGTTTGGGTGTATGGCGATCGCAACATCTATGACCTAGCAAAAGAGTATCACTTCCAGCCAAAAACTGTTGCCAAATTCCGCTACACCGGCTATCTTGACCAACGCAGTCGCCTCAAGCATCTGGATTTAGATAGTGTTCAAGCATTTAAATCGCTCAATCTGTCATCTGAACGATTGGTATTATGCTTAGTGGGAGGCGGACAAGACGGAGCGCAGTTAGCAGAAACATTTGCTCATGCTGAACTACCACGGCAGATGAACGGTATCATTTTGACAGGCCCGTTTATGCCGCGAGAAGTCCGGCAAAAAATCCAGAACTATGCAGCGCAACGTGACAATCTGCGCGTGTTGGAATATTTAGCCGAGCCAACGCTGTTACTAAATCAAGCCGAACGTGTGATTGCAATGGGTGGTTACAATACAACTTGTGAATTGTTGTCATTTGCAAAGCGATCGCTAATTTTACCCCGCATCAAACCCCGACGAGAACAATTAATACGTGCTGAACGATTACAAGCACTAGGCTTAATCGATGTACTGCACCCACATCAACTGACACCTACTGCATTAACGAACTGGCTAAAGCTTGAGGTAGAGACATCACAAGTCCGTAATTTCGTCGATCTCAAAGGACTTACCCGCATTCCCCAATTCGTTAATGAAATCCTCATCTCAGCTATTTGTCATTAG
- a CDS encoding glycosyltransferase: MSIRIGYVLKRYPRYSETFVVNEILAHEAAGLDIEIFALRPLCDTHFQNIISQVRASVSYIRRPIQGRVSESLNSLAPTAASYFWAELQEASKVIPDFWPKLAFAQGEQASTVYQAAWLAREARVKGITHLHAHFGTVATSVARLASHFTGIPYTFTAHAKDIFHESVEFEDMQRKLQDAASVVTVSDYNLRYLHNTYNLPAKQVQRIYNGLDLRQLQYSSPAERPPLIISVGRLIEKKGLSVLIDACAILKQRNYQFQCQIVGTGSLELTLRQQIIDLELQSIVEIVGPRPQNEVFQLVQKAAVFATPYVIGKDGNRDGLPTVLLEAMALGTPCVSTDVTGIPELVRDGETGLIVPQHDADKLAIALGQFLTNSALRVKLSTQARQLIESEFDIHCNTAILRELFLTHTASGTRKVGAKA, encoded by the coding sequence ATGTCAATCCGTATTGGTTATGTTCTCAAACGTTATCCCCGCTATTCTGAAACCTTTGTCGTCAATGAAATTTTGGCTCATGAAGCGGCTGGCTTAGATATAGAAATTTTCGCTTTACGGCCACTATGTGATACTCACTTTCAAAATATTATTTCCCAAGTCCGTGCGTCTGTAAGTTACATTCGGAGGCCAATTCAAGGGCGGGTTAGTGAATCACTCAATAGTCTCGCACCTACAGCCGCTAGCTATTTTTGGGCAGAGTTACAAGAAGCAAGTAAAGTTATCCCTGACTTTTGGCCAAAACTGGCTTTCGCTCAAGGTGAACAAGCTAGCACTGTCTACCAAGCCGCATGGTTAGCGCGAGAAGCGCGAGTCAAAGGCATTACTCATTTACACGCTCATTTTGGCACTGTAGCTACTAGTGTCGCTCGGCTAGCATCTCACTTTACAGGCATTCCTTATACTTTTACGGCTCATGCTAAAGACATATTTCATGAAAGCGTGGAATTTGAGGATATGCAACGTAAGCTACAGGATGCGGCTAGTGTCGTAACTGTCAGTGACTATAATCTCAGATATCTGCACAATACATATAATTTACCCGCAAAGCAAGTTCAGCGCATTTACAACGGGTTAGATTTACGACAATTACAATATTCTTCTCCGGCTGAACGTCCGCCATTAATTATCTCAGTCGGTCGGTTAATTGAGAAGAAAGGGCTATCTGTTTTGATTGATGCTTGTGCCATTCTCAAGCAGAGAAATTATCAGTTTCAGTGTCAAATTGTCGGTACTGGTTCTTTAGAATTGACTTTGCGTCAGCAAATTATAGATTTAGAACTGCAATCTATTGTGGAAATTGTCGGCCCGCGTCCACAAAATGAGGTGTTTCAATTAGTACAGAAAGCTGCTGTGTTTGCTACACCTTATGTTATTGGCAAAGATGGTAATCGGGATGGACTACCAACAGTTTTACTGGAAGCTATGGCTTTAGGAACTCCCTGTGTAAGTACTGATGTAACGGGTATTCCTGAATTGGTGCGTGATGGCGAGACTGGGTTGATTGTGCCACAACATGATGCTGATAAATTAGCGATCGCACTTGGGCAATTCCTGACTAATTCTGCTTTGCGGGTTAAGTTGTCAACCCAGGCTAGACAATTAATTGAGTCTGAGTTTGATATTCATTGCAATACTGCAATTTTACGGGAATTATTTCTCACGCATACCGCAAGCGGAACTCGCAAAGTAGGCGCAAAAGCGTAA
- a CDS encoding glycosyltransferase family 4 protein, protein MRIAYICADPGIPVFGQKGCSIHVQEVIRALQKQGSQVTLFATRIGGELPADLANVVVHQLPVIPKLERAMREQVALALNPDLRLNLERFGPFDFIYERYSLWSYSAMEYAQAMGIPGLLEVNSPLITEQAQHRGLIDRQSAEEVANRVFSAATALIAVSDAVKTYLMNYVDSSKVHVIPNGVNPHRFSTLRPTTHPETFTVGFVGTLKPWHGLPILTEAFSLLYQRVPNAKLLIVGDGPERENLQMELAARGLDSHTQFTGAVNPDEVPQLLAAMDVAVAPYAAQSDFYFSPLKVYEYMAAGLPVVVSQIGQLADLIDTEVNGILCPPGDAIALAEALEKLWRSPTLRHTLGQAARQTVIAHHTWDAIAQKILHIASPLPMEVKR, encoded by the coding sequence ATGCGAATTGCATACATTTGTGCCGATCCGGGTATACCTGTATTTGGTCAAAAAGGATGTTCGATTCATGTCCAAGAGGTGATTCGAGCGTTGCAAAAGCAAGGTAGCCAAGTCACATTATTTGCTACTCGGATTGGGGGAGAATTACCCGCAGATTTAGCTAATGTTGTTGTTCATCAACTCCCAGTTATCCCCAAATTAGAACGGGCGATGCGAGAGCAAGTTGCTTTAGCGCTCAATCCTGATTTACGTTTAAATTTGGAAAGATTTGGCCCCTTTGACTTCATTTATGAACGTTATTCTCTTTGGAGTTATAGCGCGATGGAGTATGCCCAAGCTATGGGAATTCCGGGTTTGTTGGAGGTAAATTCGCCTCTGATTACAGAACAAGCACAGCATCGGGGTTTGATTGATCGCCAAAGTGCGGAAGAAGTCGCAAATCGAGTTTTTTCAGCAGCTACAGCACTGATTGCTGTTTCAGATGCAGTGAAAACTTACTTGATGAATTATGTAGACAGTAGCAAAGTTCATGTCATCCCTAATGGTGTCAATCCTCACCGCTTTTCTACCCTTCGTCCTACAACTCACCCAGAAACCTTTACAGTGGGATTTGTCGGTACGTTGAAACCGTGGCATGGATTGCCAATTCTCACAGAAGCTTTTAGTTTACTGTATCAACGTGTTCCCAATGCCAAACTTTTAATTGTTGGCGATGGCCCGGAACGGGAAAATCTGCAAATGGAATTAGCTGCACGGGGATTAGATTCTCATACTCAATTTACAGGTGCGGTGAATCCTGATGAAGTTCCTCAATTATTAGCAGCAATGGATGTCGCCGTTGCACCCTACGCCGCGCAATCCGATTTTTACTTCTCACCATTGAAAGTATATGAATATATGGCGGCTGGTTTGCCTGTAGTCGTGAGTCAGATTGGGCAATTGGCAGACTTAATTGATACAGAGGTGAATGGTATTCTTTGTCCTCCAGGTGATGCGATCGCTTTAGCAGAGGCTTTAGAAAAATTGTGGCGATCGCCTACTCTCCGTCATACTTTAGGACAGGCGGCGCGGCAAACGGTGATCGCACATCATACTTGGGATGCGATCGCTCAAAAAATTCTCCATATAGCATCTCCATTGCCGATGGAGGTGAAACGCTAA
- a CDS encoding ABC transporter ATP-binding protein — MSKQAVPGLWGILVYFWPDIRPQFGLLLISAIALIADVGLRVLEPWPLKFVFDYVLLRGDKINNIPIIANLEAITLLTFSAVAVLLITGFRALAAYWSTVGLATVGSRVMAKVRNHLYCHLQDLSLAYHTKARSGDLIIRVSSDASRLQEIMITAALPLVVSILTLFGMIGVMFWMNSSLTLLSLFTLPLFWLVTNRLSQRIKDSSLKQRHQEGAVAATAAESIAAIKLVKALSLQDAFARVFAQQNQRSLKESVKTQRLAAHLERTVDAVIALGTAIVLWYGSWLALRDALTPGDVLVFLTYLKNAFKPVQNFAKYTGRLAKAAASSERILDVLNQQPDVYDLPDAIPAPIFRGTVRFDRVHFAYESGQVLLQEINLNIQPGQQVAIVGTSGGGKSTLVSLLLRLYDPTDGRVMIDGRDIREYTLASLRPQISVVLQDSLLFAASIRENIAYGIAGVSDAEIEDATRLANAHEFIQALPQGYDTLVGERGATLSGGQRQRIAIARAAIRQAPILILDEPTTGLDKGNEKAVIDALQQLSENRTTFLITHDLYLATRADMILYLENGQVVEQGTHLELMQQNGRYAALYQVQGSLRV, encoded by the coding sequence ATGTCAAAACAAGCTGTTCCTGGTTTGTGGGGAATCCTGGTTTATTTCTGGCCTGACATTCGTCCACAGTTCGGATTACTTTTGATTTCTGCGATCGCTTTAATTGCAGATGTCGGACTCCGCGTATTAGAACCTTGGCCCCTCAAGTTTGTCTTTGATTACGTTCTCTTGCGTGGCGATAAGATAAATAATATTCCCATCATTGCTAATTTAGAAGCGATAACATTACTGACATTCTCAGCCGTTGCAGTCTTACTTATTACAGGCTTCCGCGCCCTTGCTGCCTATTGGAGTACTGTCGGATTAGCAACAGTTGGTAGCCGAGTCATGGCGAAAGTGCGTAATCATTTGTATTGCCATCTGCAAGATTTATCTTTGGCTTATCACACCAAAGCGCGTAGCGGTGATTTAATTATCCGTGTCAGTAGCGATGCTAGCCGTCTCCAAGAAATTATGATTACGGCAGCATTACCACTAGTAGTCAGCATTCTGACTCTATTTGGGATGATTGGGGTGATGTTTTGGATGAATTCCAGCCTGACCCTACTTTCACTATTCACACTACCGTTATTTTGGCTAGTTACTAACCGACTCAGCCAGCGAATTAAAGATTCCTCATTGAAGCAACGCCACCAAGAAGGTGCTGTGGCGGCGACGGCGGCTGAGTCCATTGCTGCCATTAAATTAGTGAAAGCCCTATCCTTGCAAGATGCTTTTGCACGAGTATTTGCTCAACAAAATCAGCGTAGTCTCAAAGAAAGCGTCAAAACCCAACGGCTGGCGGCTCACTTGGAACGTACTGTTGATGCTGTGATTGCACTGGGAACAGCGATCGTTTTATGGTACGGCTCTTGGCTGGCGCTGCGAGATGCGTTAACACCTGGGGATGTGCTGGTATTTCTCACCTACCTGAAGAATGCCTTTAAGCCAGTTCAGAACTTCGCTAAGTACACCGGACGACTGGCGAAAGCTGCGGCTTCTAGTGAGCGCATTTTAGATGTATTAAATCAGCAACCCGATGTCTATGATTTGCCAGATGCAATCCCCGCCCCGATTTTCCGAGGTACAGTGCGTTTTGATCGCGTCCACTTTGCCTATGAATCAGGACAAGTTCTACTGCAAGAAATCAACTTAAACATTCAACCGGGACAACAAGTTGCGATCGTTGGGACTTCTGGTGGTGGTAAGTCTACATTAGTCAGTCTATTATTACGGCTTTATGACCCTACAGACGGGCGTGTAATGATTGATGGGCGGGATATTCGAGAATATACATTAGCATCATTACGTCCACAAATTAGTGTAGTTTTGCAAGATAGTCTCTTATTCGCTGCTAGTATTCGAGAAAACATTGCCTACGGGATTGCCGGGGTGTCTGATGCCGAAATCGAAGACGCGACTCGTTTAGCTAACGCTCATGAGTTTATCCAAGCTTTACCACAAGGATACGACACCCTTGTAGGGGAAAGAGGCGCAACTCTTTCTGGGGGACAAAGACAAAGAATTGCGATCGCTCGTGCTGCTATCCGTCAAGCTCCTATCCTGATTTTAGATGAACCGACTACGGGGTTAGATAAGGGGAATGAGAAGGCTGTGATTGATGCGCTGCAACAGTTGTCGGAAAATCGCACTACTTTTTTAATTACTCATGATCTTTATCTGGCAACTCGCGCAGATATGATTCTTTATCTGGAAAATGGGCAGGTGGTGGAACAAGGTACTCATCTGGAATTGATGCAACAGAATGGGCGTTATGCGGCTTTGTATCAAGTACAGGGTTCTTTGAGGGTTTAA
- a CDS encoding phosphotransferase produces the protein MGFSDGKMPFLADAVDRLRVEECFGRCLAIAANCRAQKVRVIRHKLGRRCLIEYELIHDDGQIITLIGKVRAKGTDFHSYELQKSLWSAGFGDDSPDGISVPEPVGVIPEWQMWLQRKVEGVIATQFLSQTDSILPAKLIAEAAHKLHQANIAPRRSHTMSDELRILHERIPLVTQQYPQWESRLERILEASNHLGKNTPEIKHCGIHRDFYPDQVIINNSRLYLIDLDLYCEGNPALDIGNFIGHIQEYSLRTFGNSQVLQEYENVLTERFIQLTSDEFLTAIQSYTALTLVRHIYISTQFAERRPFTEALLNLCEQRLGIICNS, from the coding sequence ATGGGATTTAGTGATGGGAAGATGCCTTTTTTGGCGGATGCGGTTGATCGGTTGCGGGTGGAAGAGTGTTTTGGGCGGTGTTTAGCGATCGCTGCAAATTGTCGTGCGCAAAAAGTCCGGGTTATTCGTCATAAGTTGGGGCGGCGTTGTTTGATTGAATATGAATTGATTCATGATGATGGACAAATAATTACGCTGATTGGTAAGGTTAGGGCTAAGGGAACGGATTTTCATAGTTATGAGTTACAGAAATCTCTATGGTCAGCCGGATTTGGTGATGATAGTCCTGATGGAATTTCTGTACCTGAACCTGTTGGGGTAATTCCTGAATGGCAAATGTGGTTGCAGCGTAAAGTTGAAGGGGTTATTGCTACTCAATTTTTATCACAAACTGACAGTATTTTACCCGCAAAACTAATTGCTGAAGCTGCTCACAAATTGCACCAAGCTAATATTGCTCCTCGCCGTTCTCATACTATGTCAGATGAACTACGAATTTTGCATGAGCGGATTCCATTAGTTACGCAACAATATCCACAATGGGAATCCCGGTTAGAGAGAATATTAGAAGCAAGTAATCATTTAGGAAAAAACACGCCAGAAATAAAACATTGTGGTATCCACCGTGATTTTTATCCCGATCAAGTGATTATTAATAATTCTCGTTTGTATCTCATCGACCTAGATTTATATTGTGAAGGTAATCCGGCGCTTGATATCGGTAACTTCATTGGTCATATTCAAGAATACAGTCTTCGTACTTTTGGTAACTCCCAAGTATTACAAGAGTATGAAAATGTTTTAACTGAAAGATTTATTCAGCTTACAAGCGATGAATTCCTCACTGCAATTCAATCCTATACTGCTCTAACTTTAGTCCGGCATATATATATCAGCACCCAATTTGCAGAACGTCGTCCTTTTACAGAAGCACTATTAAATCTGTGTGAACAGCGACTTGGGATAATTTGTAATTCGTAA